One window of the Chryseobacterium sp. CY350 genome contains the following:
- a CDS encoding T9SS type A sorting domain-containing protein gives MYVSKGTLVYNGGGLQTKGSGANLPNIENHGNFMIVSNTSSDVFRNLDDSGAENVAGISGTFVNKLNEETAYASVNPDWDPGTPGVAPIPVYTYGQLFIDGISQGNIRGVVNQEFRQPSHGSYQQMGFPFYDKTISTLSGAAGLGKTFSNTRYSGNEILYWNNTSVVSANLPNGLNTKLGVDLSPFSYFIVGGSGLNVSTQTRTLVGRPVATTAASLPVTLGGAGANLNFGTNGFGLNQYNEYYNTYLQDSFDTSAGVWLGNFGKNIYQFGNPYMTNLDLSQIATAEANGDGNNLSNIYGIRLEVQGVQYNSSGGGSTTFKSVTFASGVPTGDVTYAMVRPMGTFVVKLKSDLAVPESLNFATLRRFNYHRRLAGTAYGVTAAKNTPSGTVKQLGVIGLDANGNEVDRTYYVVSPNTISGHTSNPTIQVTASNSFGTYEENAVNGGYDPNYFSYWLYINEANETNFKGKNIKLVNYNPNIVSFKFEIRENAEEIAAGAHLLSSGEGFYYKKGTETSVSPALQGSTVASQAGTNSGIEYDLYYGMPTNVTLGANEIKRSSRTLVVYNPETNGYFVRFDPSWKTATVEVYDLSGKLILSKKEVNASRDYVLDLAKDLKIGYLVTIVSDKGEKVTSKIVK, from the coding sequence ATGTATGTTAGTAAAGGCACCCTCGTCTATAATGGTGGAGGACTTCAGACAAAAGGATCTGGAGCAAACCTTCCTAATATAGAAAATCATGGCAATTTTATGATTGTAAGCAATACGTCGTCAGATGTATTTAGAAACTTAGACGATTCTGGTGCTGAAAATGTCGCCGGAATTTCTGGTACTTTTGTTAATAAACTTAATGAAGAAACTGCTTATGCTTCTGTTAATCCCGACTGGGATCCTGGTACGCCAGGAGTAGCTCCCATCCCTGTATATACTTATGGTCAGCTCTTTATTGACGGTATTTCACAAGGGAATATCAGAGGTGTTGTCAATCAGGAGTTTAGACAGCCCTCACACGGCTCTTATCAACAAATGGGATTTCCTTTTTATGATAAAACAATTTCTACTTTAAGTGGAGCTGCCGGATTAGGCAAAACATTTAGTAATACTAGATATTCAGGTAACGAGATTCTTTATTGGAACAATACTAGTGTTGTTTCAGCTAATTTACCAAATGGTTTAAATACCAAACTAGGTGTTGATTTAAGTCCATTCTCATATTTTATTGTGGGAGGTAGTGGTTTAAATGTCAGTACCCAAACTAGAACATTGGTAGGAAGGCCTGTTGCTACAACCGCTGCATCTTTACCAGTTACTCTCGGTGGAGCTGGAGCCAATCTTAATTTTGGAACAAATGGTTTTGGGCTTAATCAGTATAACGAATACTATAACACCTATCTGCAAGATTCATTTGACACTTCAGCTGGCGTTTGGTTAGGTAATTTTGGTAAAAATATTTACCAATTTGGAAATCCATATATGACAAATTTGGATCTATCGCAGATAGCTACAGCAGAAGCAAATGGCGACGGCAACAATTTGAGCAATATATATGGAATTAGGCTTGAAGTACAAGGAGTTCAGTATAATTCATCAGGAGGTGGATCTACTACTTTTAAATCTGTTACTTTTGCAAGCGGAGTTCCTACTGGAGATGTTACTTATGCTATGGTTCGACCTATGGGAACATTTGTTGTAAAATTGAAATCTGATTTAGCAGTACCTGAATCTCTTAATTTTGCAACTTTAAGAAGATTTAATTATCATAGAAGATTGGCAGGAACGGCTTATGGAGTTACTGCTGCTAAAAACACACCTTCAGGAACAGTTAAACAATTAGGAGTGATCGGATTAGATGCTAATGGAAATGAAGTTGATAGGACTTACTATGTAGTTTCTCCAAATACTATTTCCGGACATACTTCAAACCCAACGATACAAGTGACTGCTTCCAACTCTTTTGGAACGTATGAAGAAAATGCTGTTAATGGTGGATATGATCCTAATTATTTTTCTTATTGGTTATATATTAACGAAGCAAATGAAACTAACTTCAAGGGTAAAAATATAAAATTAGTAAATTATAATCCTAATATAGTTTCATTCAAATTTGAAATACGAGAAAATGCAGAAGAGATAGCTGCCGGTGCGCATCTTCTTTCTTCAGGAGAAGGTTTCTATTATAAAAAAGGAACTGAAACTTCTGTTTCTCCCGCATTGCAAGGTTCTACAGTTGCAAGTCAGGCAGGAACAAATAGTGGAATTGAATATGATCTATATTACGGTATGCCTACTAATGTAACATTGGGAGCTAATGAGATAAAAAGATCAAGTAGAACATTGGTGGTTTATAATCCGGAAACAAATGGCTATTTTGTAAGATTTGATCCTTCTTGGAAAACGGCAACAGTTGAAGTTTATGATCTTAGCGGTAAGTTAATATTATCTAAAAAAGAAGTTAATGCTTCTAGAGATTATGTACTTGATTTAGCAAAAGATCTAAAAATTGGTTACTTAGTAACTATTGTTTCTGATAAGGGAGAAAAAGTTACTTCAAAAATTGTAAAATAA
- a CDS encoding signal peptidase: MEKINRIIVLFLVLFSTFVIAQTPSCPTCGTGGTTPGKQSVPIDMYVYILATAAILMIAYFAKKYKTQKI, translated from the coding sequence ATGGAAAAAATTAACAGAATAATAGTACTTTTTTTAGTTCTATTCTCAACTTTTGTAATAGCTCAGACCCCCAGTTGCCCAACTTGTGGAACAGGAGGTACCACTCCAGGTAAACAATCTGTTCCCATAGATATGTATGTCTACATATTAGCGACCGCAGCTATTTTAATGATTGCTTATTTCGCTAAAAAATATAAGACGCAAAAAATATAA
- a CDS encoding TlpA family protein disulfide reductase, with the protein MKKIFVLSGILGAFTLQAQFSVTIQSTGDFKDSEAILYTLNGSKDIIVTKEQSKNNSWTFKYPKSYSGMMKVYFPNTNNTVSFISENKNVNFKVETQNNKIKNVIYLDEANELMNSNQEYAQKKELILPALTQIKEYYKDNTDFGKALISEMSKLSGTNTVDQAKHPFVYYYNTNYAKFLSADGTKKVSQDEIVDFFDKSNDMLESSSLIRPILVAYLNNGGNTNVNASVDKLLDRLKVETPRGQTVLSELIDIFDVYEMTDSKNKYLTLAKNLKCTITDRLATTLKANANVEIGATFPNHKFTAAVNTTAKSIADVKADKKVIVFWSSTCSHCESELPQLLAKYNELKSKNIQVIGLSLDSDKDAYSKKIIAFPWINDSELKGWNSSYSDTYNIHATPSYFILDDNNKIISKPDHVGDVLTDLNIK; encoded by the coding sequence ATGAAAAAAATATTCGTATTATCAGGAATATTGGGCGCTTTTACATTGCAGGCTCAATTTTCAGTTACCATACAATCTACAGGAGATTTTAAAGACTCTGAAGCTATATTGTACACTCTTAATGGTTCAAAAGATATTATTGTAACGAAGGAACAAAGCAAAAATAATTCCTGGACATTTAAGTATCCCAAGAGCTATTCCGGAATGATGAAGGTATATTTTCCAAATACTAATAATACGGTAAGCTTTATATCCGAGAATAAAAATGTAAATTTCAAAGTTGAAACTCAAAATAATAAGATCAAGAATGTAATCTATTTGGATGAAGCTAACGAACTGATGAATAGCAATCAGGAATATGCTCAGAAGAAAGAGCTTATTCTTCCTGCTCTGACTCAAATCAAGGAATATTACAAGGATAACACAGATTTCGGAAAGGCTCTAATTTCCGAGATGAGTAAACTGTCCGGTACAAATACGGTCGATCAGGCGAAGCATCCTTTTGTATACTATTACAATACAAACTATGCTAAATTTTTATCAGCAGATGGAACAAAGAAGGTGAGCCAGGACGAAATTGTTGACTTTTTTGACAAATCTAATGATATGCTGGAGTCTTCATCATTAATAAGACCTATTTTGGTTGCCTATCTCAATAACGGCGGCAATACCAATGTTAATGCGTCTGTTGATAAACTTTTAGATAGATTGAAGGTCGAAACACCGCGTGGTCAAACAGTTTTATCAGAATTAATTGATATTTTTGATGTCTATGAAATGACTGATTCTAAAAATAAGTATTTAACTCTGGCAAAAAACCTTAAGTGTACAATCACAGATCGCCTGGCTACGACATTGAAGGCTAATGCAAACGTTGAAATTGGCGCAACTTTTCCGAACCATAAGTTTACCGCTGCTGTGAATACAACGGCAAAATCTATTGCTGATGTAAAGGCAGATAAAAAAGTAATTGTATTCTGGTCTTCTACGTGCTCTCATTGTGAATCTGAACTTCCGCAGCTTCTGGCAAAATATAATGAACTGAAGTCTAAAAATATTCAGGTCATAGGGCTTTCATTAGACTCTGATAAAGATGCATATTCAAAAAAAATAATAGCTTTCCCATGGATCAATGATTCAGAATTAAAGGGTTGGAACAGTTCTTATTCGGATACATACAACATCCACGCGACCCCGAGCTATTTTATTTTGGATGATAACAATAAGATTATCAGTAAACCAGATCATGTAGGTGATGTTTTAACAGATTTAAATATAAAATAA
- a CDS encoding DUF3810 domain-containing protein, producing the protein MISVFESFFEIQKEIHELLFSWIPFSVGDILYIFFGIFLSYFIIKCFKKKSRNESLLKILIFLNIFYFTYQIFWGMLYFQKPIISKLPDTKITLEKRKNLAIKYLEKCKQTRLLVKEDENGVFVISELKIIQKEILHQQTWLPNFISAKKGNKISSFKPSMFKNVMSFTGILGYYNPFSAEAQYNSDLPSSYLPFTLAHESSHQLGFAREQEANFVGYLIGVNSSNNELRYSTEYFTLKSLLNSIVYEDEKFVEDMIKNYSDGMKRDRNFEKDFNFKHQGLLNDFFGFTNNVFLKSNQQEGSVTYSYFIDLLVHYEK; encoded by the coding sequence ATGATTTCTGTTTTCGAAAGCTTCTTCGAGATTCAGAAAGAAATACATGAGCTTTTATTTTCCTGGATTCCTTTTTCAGTTGGAGACATTTTATATATTTTTTTCGGAATTTTTCTTTCCTATTTTATAATTAAATGTTTTAAAAAAAAGAGTAGAAATGAATCACTTCTTAAAATATTAATTTTCCTGAATATCTTTTATTTTACTTACCAGATTTTTTGGGGAATGCTTTACTTTCAAAAACCGATTATTTCAAAACTTCCTGATACTAAAATCACTTTAGAAAAAAGAAAAAATTTAGCTATAAAATATTTAGAAAAATGTAAGCAAACCAGATTGCTCGTGAAAGAAGATGAAAATGGTGTTTTTGTAATATCAGAGCTTAAAATAATTCAGAAAGAAATCCTACATCAACAAACTTGGCTACCGAATTTCATTTCTGCTAAAAAAGGAAATAAGATCAGCTCATTTAAACCAAGTATGTTCAAAAATGTAATGAGTTTTACAGGTATTTTAGGATACTACAATCCATTCAGTGCCGAAGCTCAATATAATTCAGATTTACCTTCGTCATACTTGCCATTTACTTTGGCGCATGAAAGTTCTCATCAGTTAGGTTTTGCACGCGAACAGGAAGCTAATTTCGTGGGATATTTGATCGGGGTCAATTCATCGAACAATGAGTTGCGATACAGCACTGAATATTTTACTTTAAAAAGTCTTTTGAACTCTATTGTCTATGAAGATGAAAAGTTTGTAGAAGATATGATTAAGAATTATTCTGACGGCATGAAAAGAGACAGAAATTTTGAAAAGGATTTCAATTTTAAACACCAGGGATTGCTCAATGATTTTTTTGGCTTTACTAACAACGTATTCTTGAAAAGTAATCAACAGGAAGGTTCAGTTACATACTCATATTTTATCGATTTGCTTGTGCATTACGAAAAATAG
- a CDS encoding MFS transporter, protein MSNTNQPTNYPALYTLILVFFFWGFIAAGNSIFIPFCKNYFSLDQFQSQLIDFAFYTAYFLGALFLFISSTIKGIDIIGKWGYKRSIVYGLLLSAIGAAIMIIAVKSNVYYGMLIGLFVVALGFSIQQTAANPFAVLLGDPKTGTSRQNLAGGVNSFGTSIGPIIVGLALFGTTATVDDDQIKHLALDKVILLYTAVGALFLIAAAIFFFSKKLPDGILTEPMEKAGKARKNLIAMTILVILCFVPVFASYNSDAAKKIEVINSEITVLDNSKKTETDVATIESIQKNIDSKKVELQEVKHPLEKERMYYLGGALLAVILCLVYANTSSKKNPEGWGAMKYPQLVLGMLAILAYVGVEVAIGSNLGELLSLPEFGGHQSSDLAPYISMYWGSLMIGRWTGAISVFNLNKQQQMIATIIVPFVAFFVIIGINMIAQKDMSHLFYYAICIVIQVILFLISKNKPALTLIIFGLFGVTAMVIGLLTTGNIAIYAFLSGGLACSIMWPSIFTLAITGLGKYTAQGSAFLVMMILGGGIIPPLQGKLSDIIGIHSSYIIPVLCFAYITVFAYMARKALSNQGINVDVLESEGAH, encoded by the coding sequence ATGTCTAACACAAATCAACCAACTAATTACCCTGCACTATACACCCTTATTCTGGTGTTCTTTTTTTGGGGGTTTATTGCAGCAGGAAACAGCATTTTTATTCCGTTTTGCAAAAACTATTTTTCTCTCGACCAGTTTCAGTCGCAGCTGATCGATTTTGCATTTTATACCGCTTATTTTCTCGGGGCCTTATTTCTCTTCATTTCAAGTACTATTAAAGGTATTGATATTATAGGAAAATGGGGATATAAGCGCAGCATTGTCTACGGACTTCTGCTTTCGGCTATTGGTGCCGCCATCATGATCATTGCGGTAAAAAGTAATGTTTATTACGGAATGCTGATTGGTTTATTTGTAGTAGCCTTAGGTTTTTCTATTCAACAGACTGCCGCGAACCCTTTTGCTGTTCTATTAGGTGATCCAAAAACAGGAACCAGCAGACAAAATCTTGCAGGTGGTGTCAATTCTTTTGGTACTTCCATCGGTCCTATTATCGTAGGGCTTGCACTTTTCGGAACAACGGCTACAGTCGATGATGATCAGATTAAACATTTAGCTTTAGATAAAGTAATTCTACTGTACACTGCGGTAGGTGCATTATTCTTAATAGCTGCCGCAATATTCTTTTTTTCTAAGAAACTACCAGACGGCATCTTAACAGAACCCATGGAAAAAGCAGGAAAAGCAAGAAAAAACCTTATTGCTATGACCATTTTGGTTATTCTTTGTTTTGTACCTGTGTTTGCAAGTTACAATTCTGATGCTGCGAAGAAAATCGAGGTTATCAATAGTGAAATCACAGTGTTAGACAACAGTAAAAAAACTGAAACTGATGTTGCTACAATAGAATCTATTCAAAAAAATATTGACAGTAAAAAAGTAGAGTTACAGGAAGTAAAACATCCTTTAGAGAAAGAAAGAATGTACTACTTAGGAGGAGCTTTGCTCGCTGTAATTCTATGTCTTGTCTATGCAAATACAAGCTCTAAGAAAAATCCTGAAGGATGGGGAGCGATGAAATATCCGCAACTTGTTTTGGGAATGCTTGCCATCTTAGCTTACGTGGGAGTCGAGGTTGCCATTGGAAGTAATTTAGGAGAACTCTTAAGCTTGCCGGAATTTGGAGGTCATCAATCGTCAGATCTTGCCCCGTATATTTCAATGTATTGGGGAAGTTTAATGATTGGCAGATGGACGGGTGCCATCAGCGTTTTCAATTTAAATAAACAACAGCAGATGATCGCAACAATCATTGTTCCTTTTGTAGCATTTTTTGTTATCATCGGAATTAACATGATTGCTCAAAAAGATATGTCGCATCTATTTTATTATGCAATTTGTATCGTTATTCAGGTGATTTTGTTTTTGATTAGTAAAAATAAACCAGCTTTAACTTTGATCATCTTTGGGTTATTTGGAGTAACTGCAATGGTTATCGGACTACTTACTACAGGAAACATCGCTATCTACGCATTCCTTTCCGGAGGTTTGGCTTGTAGTATAATGTGGCCGTCAATTTTTACTTTGGCGATTACAGGTTTAGGAAAATATACCGCTCAGGGATCTGCATTTTTGGTTATGATGATCTTAGGAGGAGGAATTATTCCACCATTACAAGGAAAATTATCAGATATTATCGGAATTCACAGTTCGTATATTATTCCGGTATTGTGTTTTGCTTATATAACTGTCTTTGCTTATATGGCAAGAAAAGCTTTGAGTAATCAGGGAATTAATGTTGACGTTTTAGAATCTGAGGGTGCACATTAA
- a CDS encoding lysophospholipid acyltransferase family protein codes for MIKILNYLWRFWLVVLAFLLTILLGLPVYLFSLNKKTYKYAYIFIRIWCYGVFYGMGMRYELINLTDKKIDKNTQYVVISNHTSIMDIMLPCILFPNHPLCYVGKIELVKIPIFGTIYKRICVMVDRSSPRSRADVYRRCAEKMEEGNSIVIFPEGGVPDDTSVVLDPFKDGAFTLSSKHHSPIAVFTFIGLKEMFPFDNSKGYPGKVKVYFNDILEPTVSPKDLKSSSFETIKKTLTELS; via the coding sequence GTGATAAAGATTTTAAATTACCTCTGGAGATTTTGGTTGGTTGTTTTGGCATTTCTGCTGACAATATTATTGGGTTTACCTGTTTATTTATTTTCATTAAACAAAAAAACTTATAAATACGCTTACATTTTTATAAGAATCTGGTGCTACGGAGTTTTCTACGGCATGGGTATGAGATACGAACTCATCAATCTTACCGATAAGAAAATCGATAAAAACACACAGTACGTTGTCATATCAAACCATACATCTATTATGGATATTATGCTTCCTTGTATTTTGTTCCCCAACCATCCGCTTTGCTACGTCGGTAAAATTGAGTTGGTGAAAATTCCGATTTTCGGAACCATATATAAAAGAATATGTGTAATGGTAGATCGAAGTAGCCCACGAAGCCGGGCAGATGTTTACCGAAGATGTGCAGAAAAAATGGAAGAAGGAAACAGCATCGTTATCTTTCCCGAAGGTGGCGTTCCTGATGATACATCTGTAGTTCTTGATCCTTTTAAAGACGGTGCATTTACTCTTTCGTCAAAACATCATTCGCCGATTGCAGTTTTCACTTTTATAGGTTTAAAAGAAATGTTTCCTTTTGACAACTCCAAAGGATACCCCGGAAAAGTGAAAGTTTACTTCAATGATATCCTCGAACCCACAGTTTCCCCAAAAGATCTGAAATCATCCTCTTTTGAGACAATAAAAAAAACATTAACAGAACTCAGTTAA
- a CDS encoding GtrA family protein: MRELLLRHKQVLFFIIAGGLSAIVEIGSFKIFSTHLPQIFSKEQNFHGIHYPLSNIFSTSCGILSNYFLSIWFVFERGKHSKKREFIYFMGVSFVSTLLSLFFFQIFYSFIFKDNIDLIFYTLSPEMISKIAAILLVSILNYSVKKKVIFNG, encoded by the coding sequence ATGAGAGAACTATTGCTTCGGCACAAACAAGTCTTGTTTTTTATCATTGCCGGCGGGCTCAGTGCCATTGTAGAAATTGGAAGTTTTAAAATTTTCAGCACCCATCTGCCGCAGATATTTTCAAAGGAGCAGAACTTTCACGGTATTCACTATCCTTTAAGTAATATTTTCTCTACAAGCTGCGGAATTTTATCTAATTATTTCCTGAGCATCTGGTTTGTATTCGAAAGAGGAAAACACTCAAAAAAAAGAGAGTTTATTTATTTCATGGGTGTTTCATTTGTTTCTACATTATTGAGTCTTTTTTTCTTCCAGATCTTTTACAGCTTTATATTTAAAGATAATATTGATTTAATTTTTTATACCTTGAGCCCGGAAATGATCAGTAAAATTGCGGCAATTCTTCTGGTTTCCATTCTTAACTATTCAGTAAAGAAAAAAGTAATATTTAACGGTTGA
- a CDS encoding BadF/BadG/BcrA/BcrD ATPase family protein yields MIAIVDSGSTKTDWVILDEFKNVFLKAETIGFNPNFISRELIVPEIEKNTSLASVKNSITKIYFYGSGCGVKQNCDIIEQEVGKVFFNAKITIREDLAAAAFAAYSGKPAIVCIMGTGSNSCYFDGENLKIKLPSLGILIGDEGSGSAIGKQLVRRFFMQKLPQDLHDEFENTYHLTIEEALKNMYHNPRPNAFLADFNKFVVERKDHPYFVQMVSEEMKNFFEYQVIPYEESKESEINFIGSIAYYYENILRSVASELHLNVGHVVQKPIESLVNYHIKYIL; encoded by the coding sequence ATGATTGCTATTGTTGATAGTGGTTCTACAAAAACAGACTGGGTAATTTTAGATGAATTTAAAAATGTTTTTCTAAAAGCAGAAACCATTGGCTTCAATCCCAATTTTATCAGCAGAGAACTTATTGTTCCAGAAATTGAAAAAAATACAAGCTTAGCGTCTGTAAAAAACTCTATCACCAAGATTTACTTCTATGGTTCAGGTTGCGGTGTGAAACAAAACTGCGATATCATAGAACAGGAAGTAGGAAAAGTGTTTTTTAATGCTAAAATTACGATTAGAGAAGATTTGGCAGCAGCAGCATTTGCAGCTTACAGCGGAAAACCGGCGATCGTCTGCATCATGGGTACAGGTTCCAATTCATGTTATTTCGACGGAGAAAATTTGAAAATAAAACTGCCATCACTAGGTATTCTTATCGGTGATGAAGGAAGTGGAAGTGCTATTGGTAAACAATTGGTACGAAGATTTTTTATGCAGAAACTTCCACAGGATCTTCATGATGAATTTGAAAATACCTATCATCTCACAATTGAGGAGGCGTTGAAAAATATGTATCATAACCCAAGACCCAATGCTTTTCTTGCAGATTTTAATAAATTTGTTGTCGAAAGAAAAGATCATCCTTATTTTGTTCAAATGGTTTCCGAAGAGATGAAGAATTTCTTCGAATACCAAGTTATTCCTTATGAAGAATCAAAAGAATCTGAGATCAATTTTATCGGATCAATTGCTTATTATTACGAAAATATTCTACGTTCTGTAGCTTCAGAACTTCACTTGAATGTGGGACATGTTGTACAAAAACCTATCGAAAGTTTAGTCAACTACCATATTAAATATATACTATAA
- a CDS encoding NADP-dependent malic enzyme, with protein MSNKTQRDEKNFSQAALDYHKAEPKGKIEVIPSKPHSSQRDLSLAYSPGVAVPCMEIHHHPETVYDYTGKGNLVAVISNGTAVLGLGDIGAEASKPVMEGKGLLFKIFADINVFDIEIDEKDPDKFIQIVKGIAPTFGGINLEDIKAPEAFYIEQKLKEELDIPLMHDDQHGTAIISAAALINSLQIANKKIEEVKMVVNGAGAAAVACTNLYISLGLKRENVLMCDSKGVINHKRENLTPEKIDFVAQTDLDTLEDAVKGSDVFIGLSKGNVMTPEMLSSMSENPIVFALANPDPEIAYDLALSTRKDVIMATGRSDYPNQVNNVLGFPYIFRGALDVQAKGINEEMKLAAVHAIADLAKEPVPEAVILAYNVQNLQFGREYFIPKPFDNRLITKVSSAVAKAAIDSGIARKTITDFEEYENQLLDRMGRDEKLVRMMQNRAKANPKRITLGNAEEYNVLKAAQILYEEGIAYPSLLGDKKYIKEQMERFGITLDIPIIDPSDDDQKENRKKYRETLWKLRQRKGMNEYKAKRYVRQRDYFGPLMLKHGDTDGLIVGFSKNYTSVLRPVLEIIEREKGVDKVAAMMMILSEKKPIFFADTSINQNPTAEDLVNIAKMAEHTVKSFAIEPRIAMLGFENFAAISDTSKKVAKAVKILHEKFPKMIVDGEIQPDFAMNADHLSDYPFSKLGTTPANTFIFPNLESANLSYKIIRGMKVAQVIGPILMGLKQPVHVLQMRSSVDEIVNLATVAVLDAQRREVKK; from the coding sequence ATGTCGAATAAAACTCAACGCGACGAAAAAAATTTCAGTCAGGCCGCGCTAGATTACCATAAAGCAGAACCAAAGGGAAAAATAGAAGTTATCCCATCAAAACCTCACTCTTCACAGAGAGATTTGTCTTTGGCATATTCTCCGGGAGTTGCCGTGCCTTGCATGGAAATTCACCATCATCCGGAAACAGTTTATGATTACACAGGAAAAGGAAATTTGGTGGCAGTGATCTCAAACGGAACAGCAGTTTTAGGTTTGGGTGACATTGGTGCTGAAGCTTCGAAACCTGTAATGGAAGGGAAAGGTCTTCTGTTTAAAATTTTCGCAGACATTAATGTTTTTGATATTGAAATTGATGAGAAAGATCCTGATAAATTTATACAAATTGTAAAAGGTATTGCTCCGACTTTTGGCGGAATCAACCTTGAAGACATTAAAGCTCCTGAAGCTTTTTATATCGAACAAAAATTAAAAGAAGAGCTAGATATTCCTTTGATGCACGACGACCAACACGGAACAGCTATCATTTCTGCAGCAGCATTAATTAATTCTCTTCAGATCGCAAACAAAAAGATCGAAGAAGTGAAAATGGTAGTCAATGGAGCAGGAGCAGCAGCTGTTGCCTGTACCAATCTTTATATTTCTTTAGGTCTAAAAAGAGAAAACGTTTTGATGTGTGATAGCAAAGGCGTTATCAATCATAAGAGAGAAAATTTAACACCGGAAAAAATAGATTTTGTTGCCCAAACAGATCTGGACACTTTGGAAGATGCCGTAAAAGGTTCTGATGTTTTCATTGGCTTGTCTAAAGGAAACGTGATGACTCCTGAAATGTTAAGCAGCATGAGTGAAAACCCGATCGTTTTTGCATTAGCAAATCCGGATCCTGAGATCGCATATGACCTTGCACTTTCTACAAGAAAAGATGTGATTATGGCGACAGGAAGAAGTGATTATCCTAATCAGGTAAATAACGTTCTCGGTTTTCCTTACATTTTCCGTGGTGCTTTGGATGTTCAGGCAAAAGGAATTAATGAAGAAATGAAATTGGCTGCCGTTCATGCGATTGCTGATTTGGCGAAAGAACCAGTTCCGGAAGCTGTAATTTTAGCTTATAATGTTCAGAATTTACAGTTTGGAAGAGAATATTTTATTCCTAAACCATTTGATAATCGATTAATTACCAAAGTTTCCAGTGCTGTTGCAAAAGCTGCAATTGACAGCGGAATTGCGAGAAAAACCATCACAGATTTCGAGGAATATGAAAATCAGCTTCTTGACCGTATGGGACGAGATGAAAAGCTGGTGAGAATGATGCAGAATCGCGCCAAAGCCAATCCTAAAAGAATTACTTTGGGAAATGCCGAAGAATACAACGTTTTGAAGGCTGCACAGATTCTTTATGAAGAAGGAATTGCGTATCCGAGTCTTTTGGGAGATAAAAAATACATCAAAGAACAGATGGAGCGTTTCGGAATTACACTTGATATTCCGATTATTGATCCCAGTGATGACGACCAGAAAGAGAACAGAAAAAAATATAGAGAAACACTTTGGAAACTTCGTCAGCGAAAAGGGATGAACGAATACAAAGCAAAAAGATACGTTCGCCAGAGAGATTATTTTGGTCCGTTGATGCTGAAACACGGCGATACTGACGGATTAATCGTAGGTTTTTCTAAAAATTATACTTCAGTTTTGCGTCCTGTTCTGGAAATAATTGAAAGAGAAAAGGGAGTTGACAAAGTAGCAGCAATGATGATGATATTGTCGGAAAAGAAACCTATTTTCTTCGCAGACACATCTATTAACCAAAATCCTACTGCTGAAGATTTGGTGAACATTGCTAAAATGGCAGAGCATACTGTGAAATCTTTCGCTATCGAACCAAGAATTGCGATGTTAGGCTTTGAAAATTTTGCAGCGATTTCAGATACTTCAAAAAAGGTGGCAAAAGCGGTCAAAATCCTTCACGAAAAATTCCCGAAAATGATTGTGGATGGAGAAATTCAGCCTGATTTTGCAATGAATGCAGATCATTTAAGCGATTATCCTTTTTCCAAATTAGGAACTACTCCTGCAAACACGTTTATTTTCCCAAATCTTGAAAGTGCAAATCTTTCTTATAAAATTATCAGAGGAATGAAGGTTGCACAGGTAATCGGACCAATTTTGATGGGACTGAAACAGCCTGTTCATGTTTTACAGATGCGTTCGAGTGTTGATGAGATCGTGAATTTGGCAACTGTTGCAGTTTTAGATGCACAGAGAAGAGAAGTAAAAAAATAA